From the genome of Populus alba chromosome 10, ASM523922v2, whole genome shotgun sequence, one region includes:
- the LOC140956039 gene encoding uncharacterized protein has protein sequence MATRGPRIQALWHLPWLVFLFSTTRVFCASPSKVPRLGVHGPYGARNHHGKVKVQSLAPSDQEFRTFYYNQTLDHFNYSPESYKTFQHRYVVSFKHWRGPDTMAPIFVYLGEESSLNDDLGYIGILSDNAARFGALQVYIEIDVPLDSF, from the exons ATGGCCACCAGAGGTCCAAGAATCCAAGCTCTGTGGCATCTTCCATggctggtttttcttttctctacaaCACGTGTGTTTTGTGCTTCACCATCAAAAGTACCAAGACTTGGGGTGCATGGACCTTATGGTGCAAGAAATCACCATGGAAAAGTTAAGGTTCAGTCTTTGGCCCCGTCGGATCAAGAGTTTAGAACTTTTTATTACAATCAGACACTTGATCACTTCAATTACAGTCCTGAAAGTTATAAGACTTTTCAGCATAGATATGTAGTGAGCTTCAAGCATTGGAGGGGTCCCGATACAATGGCTCCAATATTTGTCTATTTGGGTGAGGAATCTTCTTTGAACGACGATCTTGGTTATATCGGAATCCTCTCTGATAATGCTGCTCGATTTGGTGCTTTACAAGTGTACATAGAG ATTGACGTCCCTCTGGACAGCTTCTAA